The bacterium DNA window GCGGTGGGCAAGGGAGTCGAACTGGAGGAAGACCAGAAAGGGGCGACCCTCGGCGAATGCCTGGTTGTGTTCTGCTGCTCGGAAAAGGGCGACGACAAGGGTGTGGCCTCGGTGGCCGGCCAGGTGGCGAAAGTCGCAGCCGACCACGCCCGCCGGGTCAAGGCCCCCACGGTGATGGTCTACCCCTACGCCCACCTGTCGAGCAACCTGAGCACCCCGCGCGTGGCGACCAAGGTGCTGGACAGTATCTACGAGAAGTTGTCCAAGGAAGAGGACCTCGAGGTCAAGCGCTCGCCGTTCGGCTGGTACAAGGGGTTCAACGTGAAGGCCAAGGGCCACCCCTTGAGCGAGCTGGCCCAGACTATCGTCCCGGAGAAAGAGGCCAAGCCGGCCGAGGCCGGGGTCGAAAACCAGGCCCTCAAGGCCGAATCGGCCCTCAAGAGCGAGTGGCTGATCGCCGAGACTGGCAAGGGCTACTCCCCGGCCGACAAGTACAATTTCCAGAAACGCAAGAACCTGGCCAAGCTCTACCGCTACGAGAGCGCCAAGGACCGTGTCTCCGACCAGCCGCCCGCGCATATCGAGATGATGCGCCGCCTGGAGCTGGTGGACTACGAGCCGGCCTCCGACCCGGGCAATTTCCGCTGGTACCCCAAGGGACACCTGGTCAAGCAGCTCTGCGAGGAGATGGTCTCCTCCATGGTGGTGGCCTACGGCGGCATGCGGGTCGAGACCCCGATCATGTACGACTACCAGCACCCCAAGCTCAGCCGCTACCTGCAGCGTTTCCCGGCGCGCCAGTACGTGCTGGTCTCCGAGGACAAGGAATATTTCCTGCGTTTCGCCGCCTGTTTCGGCCAGTACATGATCCAGCACGACATGCAGCTCAGTTACCGTCACCTGCCAAGCCGTCTGTACGAACTGACCCACTACAGCTTCCGCCGCGAGCAGACCGGCGAGCTGGCGGGCCTGAAGCGCCTGCGCACTTTCACCATGCCCGACATGCACACCCTGGCGCGCGACATGGAGCAGGCCAAGGAAGAGTTCGCCAACCAGATC harbors:
- a CDS encoding threonine--tRNA ligase, whose product is MRILMIHADEFSYFVTDRTSAVGKGVELEEDQKGATLGECLVVFCCSEKGDDKGVASVAGQVAKVAADHARRVKAPTVMVYPYAHLSSNLSTPRVATKVLDSIYEKLSKEEDLEVKRSPFGWYKGFNVKAKGHPLSELAQTIVPEKEAKPAEAGVENQALKAESALKSEWLIAETGKGYSPADKYNFQKRKNLAKLYRYESAKDRVSDQPPAHIEMMRRLELVDYEPASDPGNFRWYPKGHLVKQLCEEMVSSMVVAYGGMRVETPIMYDYQHPKLSRYLQRFPARQYVLVSEDKEYFLRFAACFGQYMIQHDMQLSYRHLPSRLYELTHYSFRREQTGELAGLKRLRTFTMPDMHTLARDMEQAKEEFANQIALCKKCMAAFELEYEVAIRFVRDFRDQNESFAEKLLEIVEQPALVELWNERFFYFVTKLEFNFVDAQDKASCLSTIQIDVENCERFDIKYIDESGEAKHPLLLHASVSGSIDRVMYAMLENQAIRMKQGHKPQLPLWLAPTQVRLLPVSENFNEHCRKVLAELPWRVDFDDRDLTVGRKIREAEREWVPYVAVIGEKEVAENNLSVRLRDGSQVAMTAAQLSDEIANKTAGLPFRPVNFPTHLTKRPVFVG